From a region of the Bradyrhizobium diazoefficiens genome:
- a CDS encoding nuclear transport factor 2 family protein, with protein sequence MAINRRDLALSTLAVSALALTTPALAASADEDAVAKKVEAFRLAQIAADPKALGALCWDDLSYSHSSGKVEDKTTFIANATNGKSKFLSVEYKDPTIKVVGPAAIVRFHWVAEQEMAADGKKVPTNLHILMNWQKQGDEWKLLSRSATKL encoded by the coding sequence ATGGCGATCAACCGACGCGATCTGGCTCTCTCGACTCTCGCCGTCTCCGCGCTCGCGCTCACGACACCAGCGCTCGCCGCTTCGGCAGACGAGGATGCTGTGGCGAAGAAGGTCGAGGCCTTCCGCCTCGCCCAGATCGCGGCCGACCCGAAGGCGCTCGGCGCACTGTGCTGGGACGATCTCAGCTACAGCCACTCCAGCGGCAAGGTCGAGGACAAAACCACCTTCATCGCCAATGCCACCAACGGCAAGTCGAAGTTCCTGTCGGTCGAGTACAAGGACCCGACCATCAAGGTCGTCGGCCCAGCAGCGATCGTGCGCTTCCACTGGGTCGCGGAACAGGAGATGGCGGCCGATGGGAAAAAAGTGCCGACCAATCTCCACATCCTGATGAACTGGCAGAAGCAGGGCGACGAGTGGAAGCTCCTGTCGCGCTCAGCGACGAAGCTGTGA